A section of the Deltaproteobacteria bacterium genome encodes:
- a CDS encoding exosortase/archaeosortase family protein gives MLHGEEKRTTTFDTRGGESPHSPAERRSLRYPADLSRPRRRRGMTMTTGIDASRADPTRSPGLALRMACLIASLIAAWPALYLLSYIWLSSDYLAHGYLIPLTSLGLLWLRRARIRDELATADTPALGPFVVLAAALFQSGALLAEAGTFAGIGLVATIAATVYAVGGPRLLRALALPVGFLLLMVPPPAFLQDRLLFGLKLVVIRVSVWLLQAFGYSIAATGNRIFVPGHELFVANACSGLTSIVTLMPLGIVVAYFLSHGTWRRLLIVGSIVPIAILGNMARVVITVVLVSAGGMEYAEGLVHESFGLATFAIGTVALVALARVLR, from the coding sequence ATGCTTCACGGCGAAGAGAAGCGCACTACCACATTTGACACCCGCGGCGGCGAATCTCCACATTCCCCCGCGGAGCGCCGATCTCTGAGATACCCTGCGGACCTCTCACGGCCGCGCCGGCGACGGGGGATGACCATGACGACCGGGATCGACGCGAGCCGCGCAGATCCGACGCGGAGCCCGGGCTTGGCCCTGCGCATGGCCTGCCTGATCGCGAGCCTGATCGCCGCTTGGCCCGCGCTGTATCTGCTCTCGTACATCTGGCTCAGCTCCGACTATCTCGCGCACGGCTACCTGATTCCCCTGACGTCGCTGGGCCTGCTCTGGCTGCGGCGGGCGCGAATCCGCGACGAGCTAGCGACGGCAGACACCCCCGCGCTCGGCCCGTTCGTCGTGCTGGCTGCGGCGCTGTTCCAGTCCGGCGCATTGCTCGCCGAGGCGGGCACCTTCGCCGGAATCGGCCTCGTGGCCACGATCGCTGCGACGGTCTACGCGGTCGGCGGGCCGAGACTCCTGCGGGCGCTGGCGCTGCCGGTCGGGTTCCTGCTCCTGATGGTCCCGCCACCGGCCTTCCTGCAGGACCGGCTCCTGTTCGGCCTGAAGCTGGTCGTGATCCGCGTCTCCGTCTGGCTGCTCCAGGCGTTCGGCTACTCGATCGCCGCGACCGGAAACCGGATCTTCGTGCCCGGTCACGAGCTGTTCGTCGCCAACGCGTGCAGCGGTCTCACCTCGATCGTCACGCTGATGCCGCTGGGCATTGTCGTCGCCTACTTCCTCTCCCACGGCACGTGGCGCAGGCTTCTGATCGTCGGCAGCATCGTGCCGATCGCGATCCTGGGAAACATGGCGCGCGTGGTGATCACCGTCGTGCTCGTGTCGGCCGGCGGAATGGAGTATGCGGAAGGGCTGGTCCACGAGAGCTTCGGTCTGGCCACGTTCGCGATCGGCACGGTCGCGCTCGTCGCGCTCGCGCGGGTCCTGCGGTGA
- the epsI gene encoding EpsI family protein — MTTLRLVLVLAFVSLPLLAERVVELRARTSHHYDARALPERLGEHRLIREQELVDDVATMLAPASYTMRLYADDRDSSFWLYFAIYSGSGSTGAHDPAVCYPAQGWDTSAPSESELTSEDGERIVVKSMQAALGGREERVLYWFQPAARWPTSAPREQILRMLDGLAGRAQYGFVRLSTQIDPSSEAARREADARLAAIALELGPSVRRAVTEDSIPPQP, encoded by the coding sequence GTGACGACGCTGCGGCTCGTGCTGGTGCTGGCCTTCGTCTCGCTCCCGCTCCTGGCGGAGCGCGTGGTGGAGCTGCGGGCCCGCACGTCGCACCACTACGACGCGCGCGCGCTGCCCGAGCGTCTCGGCGAGCATCGGCTGATCCGCGAGCAGGAGCTCGTGGACGACGTCGCCACGATGCTCGCGCCCGCTTCGTACACGATGCGGCTCTACGCCGACGATCGGGACTCCTCGTTCTGGCTCTACTTCGCGATCTACTCCGGATCGGGCTCGACCGGAGCTCACGACCCGGCCGTCTGCTATCCCGCGCAGGGCTGGGACACGAGCGCGCCCTCCGAGTCGGAGCTCACCAGCGAAGACGGCGAGCGGATCGTGGTGAAGTCGATGCAGGCCGCGCTCGGGGGTCGCGAAGAGCGCGTGCTCTACTGGTTCCAGCCGGCCGCCCGCTGGCCGACGTCCGCCCCGCGCGAGCAGATCCTGCGCATGCTCGACGGTCTGGCCGGACGCGCGCAGTACGGCTTCGTGCGCCTTTCGACCCAGATCGATCCATCGAGCGAGGCCGCGCGGCGCGAGGCCGATGCCCGGCTCGCGGCGATCGCGCTCGAGCTCGGGCCGTCGGTGAGGCGCGCCGTCACGGAGGACTCGATTCCCCCGCAGCCCTAG